DNA sequence from the Rhizobium lusitanum genome:
ATCCAGTGCAGGTCGGAGGCCAGCTGCCAGACACCGAGGATCGCCACGAGGATCGCGACCTGCCAGAAGACGACGACGAATTTGCGCCGGGTGATCGCCTTCAGTGCCGCTGCTTCTATTTCCACGTCCGAGGTGCCGGCGCGGAAGATCGGCGCATTGCCTGTTTCAAGGGCTGTATTTGCCATGATCAATCCTCCCCTTATGCCGCTTGCGCAGCGCGGCGATAGCTGGTCTCGACCTCTTCGCGGAGGTCGTCCCAGATCGTCTTGCAATAATCGATGAAGGTCTGCTCGTAGCGGATCTCCGAGACGACACGCGGGCGCGGCAGGTCGATCTTGTAGACCGACTTCACCGTGGCGGGACCCGCCGTCAGCACATAGACCTTGTCGGCCAGCGCCACGGCCTCTTCGAGGTCGTGGGTGACGAACACCACCGACGCCTGACGCTCGGCCCAGAGCTTCAGCAACTCCTCGTGCATGACCGTGCGGGTCTGCACGTCCAGCGCCGAGAATGGCTCGTCCATCAGCAGGATTTCCGGCTCGTTGATGAAGGTCTGCGCCAGCGAAACGCGCTTGCGCATGCCGCCGGAGAGCTGGTGCGGATAGTGATGCAGAAACTTCGTCAGGCCAACGCGGGCGAGCCAGTCTTTGGCGGTCGCCTCCGCTTCCGCTTTGGACTTGCCGCGGAACAGCGGGCCGGACATGACGTTGTCGATGACGTTCTTCCAGGGAAAGAGCGCATCCGTCTGGAAGACGAAGCCGACGCGCGGATCGATGCCGTCGACCGGGCCGCCCATCAGGCGAACTTCGCCGGCGCTCGGCTTGGCAAGGCCGGTGACGAGGTTGAGCGTCGTCGACTTGCCGCAGCCGGTCGGTCCAACGACGGCGACGAATTCGCCGCGCTCGACAGTCATATTGAAATCGCGCAGCGCCGTCAGCGATTTGCCGGTCGGTGAGACGAAACGGCGGCTGACATTGATGAGCTCGATCGCCGGTGTCCGGCGTCCATCCTGTTGCATGGTGCTGATCCTGACGCGTGCCTTTGGGCGTGCACGCAAAAGCCCGTGAGATACCGCCTCCGGTTCCGGCCGGAGGCAGCGCGATGACTGCTTACTTGACGTTCTTGACGAACTCGGTCGTGTAGGTCTTCGACAGGTCGATCGTCTTGCCCTTGACGTTCTTCGAGAACGCGGAGAGCACGGCGAGAACCGTCTTCGGACCGTCTTCCGGCATCACGCCATCCGGCGTGAACATTTCCTTGCCGGCGTCGAGAGCCTTGATGTAGCCGTCCTTGTCGCCAACGTAGAAATCCTTCGGCATCTTGTCGGCAATCTCGGCGGCGGAATGCGTATTGATGAACCGCAGCGTCTTGACGAAGGCGTTGGCGAGCTTCTGTACGTCTTCCTTATGAGCATCGACCCAGGCCGCGTCCATGTAGAGCGAGGCTGCCGGATAGGTGCCGCCGAGTGCTTCCTCGGTGCCCTTCAGGGTCCGCAAGTCGACGAGAATCGAAGCTTCACCGGTCTTCAGCATGCGCGAAATCGTCGGCTCGGTGGTCATGCCGGCCTGGATGGCGTCCTGCTGCATGGCGGCGATGAAGGTCTGGCCGGCACCGACCGGAACCGTGGAGATATCAGACGGCGAAAGGCCGTGCTTCGACGCCATATAGAGCGTCAGGAAGTTGGTGGACGAGCCGAGGCCGGTAACACCGAGGCTCTTGCCCTTCAGGTCCGCGAAGGACTTGAGTTCCGGATGCTTGGTCGAGACCAGCTCGACTTCGCCGGGCGCCTGGCTGAACTGCACGACGGATTTGATGAACTTGCCCTTGGCCTGCAGGTCGACACAGTGATCGTAGAAGCCGACGACACCCTGAACAGCGCCAGCCAGCAGCTGGTTTTCGGCATCGACGCCGGCAGACTCGTTGAGAAGATCGACCTCGAGGCCTTCATCCTTGAAGTAACCGAGGGATTCGGCAAGCTTGGCCGGCAGATAGATCTGCTTTTCGTAACCGCCCACCATAATGGAAATCTTGTCGGCGGCATGCGCTGCCGTCGCACTGAGCGAGGCGGCTGATATGACGAGGGAAAGGGCTACGGTATGAAAAAGCGTGCGCGATGAACGCATGGGTATCTCCTCCTGTTAGATGCCTGCGTCATTCTGTAATCGCACGGCATGCGCTTCCTCCACGAAGCCGGGCAAAGCTAGCGCAGGTAACCTTTCAGTCAGCTTTCAGTGGAAAATCCCGCATGACGACACCTCCGATTTTATTTTGCCGCCGCCCTGCCTGAATTCAAACGAAACCACATCATACGTCATACCCTTGGCGAAACGCCGTTGACGCCTATGTAAAATATCCGTCGCCACGAAAAGGACGAACTATGAAAGCAATAGCCGCAGCGCTCATTCTGTTGACGGTCACTTCCGTCGGCTCGGCTCAGGCTATTTCCCGCTATGATTCACTTGGCCAGAGCTGTGCATCCGTGCAGCAGATCGTTTCGAAAGAGCGGGCGGTATTGCTGCGCTATCCCTCGCGAAGCGGCAATATCGTCCTTTACGACCGTTACGTGGCCAGCGATAGCCAATGCGGTACGAGCAACTATGCTGCACGCACCAGCGTGCCGACCAAGGATAACCCGACGTGCCCCGTTTACAACTGCAGATCGTCTTCCGTCTTCAATCCACATTGATGCCACGCTTCTTTCCTACCGCTTACTCAAACGGCCGATAACGGACAAACCTTCGCCACCAAAGACTTTTAGTTGAATTTCGCCACCATTTAATACACACTGAGCGGGCAGACTGGGGCATGTTCCTTGCCTTCCCCCGGGCATCTGCAAGGCGCGTCCGCTGGGTCCCCGTTCAAATGAGGAGATTATACAGTGAGTGCAAAAGTACCAAATCCGATTGACGCCTATGTCGGTTCACGCGTGCGAATGCGGCGGCTTATGCTTGGCATGAGCCAGGAACGGCTCGCCGATCAGATCGGCGTCACGTTTCAGCAGGTGCAAAAATACGAAAAAGGCACCAATCGCATCGGCGCCAGCCGGCTGCAGGCGATTGCGAGCGTTCTGGCCGTGCCGGTCGCCTTCTTCTTCCAGCAAGACAACACACAACCACTGGCGACGGACGGCCTCGGCGCCATCAGCGGCCTTGAGGATCTCTCAGACTTTCTGACGTCCAAGGAAGGCCTGAGCCTCAACAAGGCCTTCATGAAGATCAACGATCCGAGCGTCCGCCAATCCGTGTTGATGCTCATCAAGTCGCTGGCCAACACCTCCGAGCCGGCACTTGTACGTGCACCGCAGGCAACCGAAATCCCGTTCGGCCTGCGGAACTGATCGCCGCGCCTCACCTACCCCAACGGTAAGGCACGGATCACGATTGCGAAATGTGCAATCGAAACGACACTGGAGCACCCGGTATCCGCTAGGACACACAAGGATCGCTCCAGTTTCTCTATCTAGAACGTCCCTCTGCTTGCGGGTTTCTACCTGAAAGCAGGGATACGCAAGTGATTGCGATAAAGTTGCAGTCATCGTAATGTAGGATTCTAGATCGTGAATGACACCCGTGGTCACCGACGACAAAGGTGATTGCAGGCGATACCGGGATGGCGCTTGCCATGCCGGGAAGCTGCCGGGTGCAGTTGGGGATGCATGAATTTCAGGCTACTGACATTCGGAGACCTGCGTCTAGTCGACGAAACAGGTTCAGCTGTGCCTTTTCCGGAAAAGGGCCTGCTATCCACCTGTTTCCTGCTGACGGGTTCCTCGCCGCACAAATCCCGCACGGAACTTGCTGAATTCCTGTGGGGCGACATTCCCCTCGACAAGGCGCTTGCCAATTTGCGGCAGACGCTATCGCGCGTCAAAAGCCGCCAAGATGAGCTCGGGATCGAGCTGCTCCTGATCGAGCAGGCGACCGTGAGCGTGAACATCGGTGCGTTCACCAGCGATCTTGCGCTGCTCGATGCCGCCTCGCAAACCAGCCCTCACGTGGCGTTGGGCGAATTGCTGCAACTCGGCCGCTGGGATTTTCTCGCCCGCACCGAAGTCATCGGCGGCCCTGCGCGCATGTGGCTGCGCGCGCAGCGCGACCGGGTCAGGACGCAGATCTTGACGACGCTTCGCGACGCTATTGCAGCTATGAGTGAGGATGCCGAAACCACCATCGTCAAGGAGGCGGCCCTGCGGCTATTCGAGGCCTATCCCGAGGACGAGGCTGTCTACCAGATCCTCGGGCAGACCTATGCCGGCGAACCCCAACTTGAGAACGCCCGAAACGTTTTCGAGAACCGCCGGAAATACCGCTGGGGCGAACTGCCGGTCGATCCCGACCCGCAGACGCTCGGCGTGGCCCGGCGACTGTTCGAACGCCAGCGTGGCATTGCGCCACAAGCCCGACAGGAGGCAAGACCACGGGCTGAAGTCGCTCCACCGGCGCTGCGCGGGCCCCCGAGGCTAACTTTGCTGCCACCGGTGAACCTCGCGAGGCACCACCAGGCGGCCATCTTTCTCTCCTCGATGCTGCTGGAAGACATCACTGTCGGACTTTGCGTGCTGAAGACCGTGACGATGGTGGCGCACTATACAGCAGAAAAGATCGCGCTTGATCTGGACCGGGGCGCGACGCTGGAAAGGCACGGCATCAACTACGTGCTGGACACGAGGCTCAGCTTCGATGGCAATACCTATTGGCTTTTCACGCAGCTGATCTATGCCGGCAATGACGAAGTGATCTGGGCGGAACGCTTCAGCATGGAAGCGCGGGATCTGCCGCGCCAACATCGCGAAATCACCCAGCGCATCGTGGCGTCCATCGCCAGCTATATCGAGCGCAACGAGTTTACCCGCGACTATTTCGAGCGCAACCCCGAAGCCTATCATCACTATCTGCTCGGCCAGCGCCATCTGAAAAGCCTCGACCTGCCGGACATTCGCCGCGCCCGAAAAGAATTTCAGACATCCCTGAAGGAAAACCCCTATTTCTCGCCGGCGCTGAGCGGGGTGGCACGCACCTATCATCTCGAATGGTTGGTGACGGCGCAGGGCGACGCAGGATTGTTGAAGCGTGCCGAGGAGGAGGCCGGAAAGGCGATTACCACCGGCCAGGACATCGCTGGCGGTTACCATCAATTCGGCGTCATCAAGCTCTACCAGGGAGCCTTCGATGAAAGCATCGAGGTCTTCGAGCTTGCCGAAACCATCAGCCCGCATCATGCCGACGCCATCGCAGACTATGCGGATACGTTGATTCACGCGTCGAGGCCAAGGGACGGCCTGGCCAAGATCAGGAGCGCAATCGAGCTTAATCCAATAAGCCCGGATCTCTATTTCTGGACCGCTGCGGGCGCCAGCTTCTATCTGGAGCGCTATGAAGACGCGAGCGACTATATCGCACGTATGGCCGACCCTTCTCAGGCTGCGCGACTTGCTGCCGCAAGTGCCGCCATGTCGGGTAACATGCGTAAAGCCAAGACTTTAGTGCGAAAAGTCAAGGAAACATATCCAGATTTTGATATTGATACTTGGCTCTCTATTGTTCCTTTGCGAGAACAATGGCAGAAAGACTTATATCGAGAAGGGCTCCAGCGAGCTGGATTTTAAATTATGTCACATTAAAACTGCGTATGGATTCTCGGAAATTCAATCCGGGTTTCTGAGCGAACAGGGAAAGAGATTGAAGATGGCAAACTTTGTAGTTTTTGGCATTCCTGGCGATTCCCAACTTTATCTTGCCGATATCCGCGCAGGTACCATATCTCCGCTCAACGTACCGGCAGGCAGCGATCTCGGTGTAGCCGATCAATTGCGCAATG
Encoded proteins:
- a CDS encoding ABC transporter ATP-binding protein; translated protein: MQQDGRRTPAIELINVSRRFVSPTGKSLTALRDFNMTVERGEFVAVVGPTGCGKSTTLNLVTGLAKPSAGEVRLMGGPVDGIDPRVGFVFQTDALFPWKNVIDNVMSGPLFRGKSKAEAEATAKDWLARVGLTKFLHHYPHQLSGGMRKRVSLAQTFINEPEILLMDEPFSALDVQTRTVMHEELLKLWAERQASVVFVTHDLEEAVALADKVYVLTAGPATVKSVYKIDLPRPRVVSEIRYEQTFIDYCKTIWDDLREEVETSYRRAAQAA
- a CDS encoding ABC transporter substrate-binding protein, which translates into the protein MRSSRTLFHTVALSLVISAASLSATAAHAADKISIMVGGYEKQIYLPAKLAESLGYFKDEGLEVDLLNESAGVDAENQLLAGAVQGVVGFYDHCVDLQAKGKFIKSVVQFSQAPGEVELVSTKHPELKSFADLKGKSLGVTGLGSSTNFLTLYMASKHGLSPSDISTVPVGAGQTFIAAMQQDAIQAGMTTEPTISRMLKTGEASILVDLRTLKGTEEALGGTYPAASLYMDAAWVDAHKEDVQKLANAFVKTLRFINTHSAAEIADKMPKDFYVGDKDGYIKALDAGKEMFTPDGVMPEDGPKTVLAVLSAFSKNVKGKTIDLSKTYTTEFVKNVK
- a CDS encoding helix-turn-helix domain-containing protein, producing the protein MSAKVPNPIDAYVGSRVRMRRLMLGMSQERLADQIGVTFQQVQKYEKGTNRIGASRLQAIASVLAVPVAFFFQQDNTQPLATDGLGAISGLEDLSDFLTSKEGLSLNKAFMKINDPSVRQSVLMLIKSLANTSEPALVRAPQATEIPFGLRN
- a CDS encoding DNA-binding protein, translating into MNFRLLTFGDLRLVDETGSAVPFPEKGLLSTCFLLTGSSPHKSRTELAEFLWGDIPLDKALANLRQTLSRVKSRQDELGIELLLIEQATVSVNIGAFTSDLALLDAASQTSPHVALGELLQLGRWDFLARTEVIGGPARMWLRAQRDRVRTQILTTLRDAIAAMSEDAETTIVKEAALRLFEAYPEDEAVYQILGQTYAGEPQLENARNVFENRRKYRWGELPVDPDPQTLGVARRLFERQRGIAPQARQEARPRAEVAPPALRGPPRLTLLPPVNLARHHQAAIFLSSMLLEDITVGLCVLKTVTMVAHYTAEKIALDLDRGATLERHGINYVLDTRLSFDGNTYWLFTQLIYAGNDEVIWAERFSMEARDLPRQHREITQRIVASIASYIERNEFTRDYFERNPEAYHHYLLGQRHLKSLDLPDIRRARKEFQTSLKENPYFSPALSGVARTYHLEWLVTAQGDAGLLKRAEEEAGKAITTGQDIAGGYHQFGVIKLYQGAFDESIEVFELAETISPHHADAIADYADTLIHASRPRDGLAKIRSAIELNPISPDLYFWTAAGASFYLERYEDASDYIARMADPSQAARLAAASAAMSGNMRKAKTLVRKVKETYPDFDIDTWLSIVPLREQWQKDLYREGLQRAGF